Proteins from a genomic interval of Ferrovibrio terrae:
- a CDS encoding ABC transporter permease subunit encodes MKPMLAVLRREFSGYFSTPVAYVFIVVFLFTAGIFTFYLGQFFDRGQADLKSFFMFHPWLYLFFLPAIAMRLWAEERKAGTIELLLTLPIPLWAAVLGKFLAAWAFAGIALALTFPLWLTVNWLGNPDNGVILAGYIGSFLMAGAYLAIGSCMSAVTKNQVIAFVLSVLVCFIFTVSGAPMVLGFFQGWAPTLIVDTIASFSFLAHFNAITEGVIDVRDLVFFLSLIAVWLYANAVIVDLKKAG; translated from the coding sequence ATGAAACCGATGCTTGCCGTTCTCCGCCGCGAATTCAGCGGCTATTTCTCCACTCCGGTCGCCTATGTCTTCATCGTGGTGTTCCTGTTCACTGCGGGAATCTTCACCTTCTATCTCGGCCAGTTCTTTGATCGCGGCCAGGCCGACCTGAAGTCTTTCTTCATGTTCCATCCCTGGCTTTACCTGTTCTTCCTGCCGGCCATTGCCATGCGGCTGTGGGCGGAAGAGCGCAAGGCCGGCACTATTGAACTGCTGCTGACGCTGCCGATTCCGCTCTGGGCCGCCGTGCTGGGCAAGTTCCTCGCCGCCTGGGCCTTTGCCGGCATCGCGCTGGCGCTGACTTTCCCGCTCTGGCTCACGGTCAACTGGCTCGGCAACCCCGACAACGGCGTGATCCTCGCTGGCTATATCGGCAGCTTCCTGATGGCGGGCGCATATCTCGCGATCGGCAGCTGCATGTCGGCCGTCACCAAGAACCAGGTGATCGCCTTCGTGCTCAGCGTGCTGGTCTGCTTCATCTTCACCGTATCGGGTGCGCCGATGGTGCTGGGCTTCTTCCAGGGCTGGGCGCCGACGCTGATCGTCGACACCATCGCCTCCTTCAGCTTCCTGGCGCATTTCAATGCCATCACCGAAGGCGTGATCGATGTGCGCGATCTGGTGTTCTTCCTCTCGCTCATCGCGGTCTGGCTCTATGCCAACGCGGTTATCGTCGACCTCAAGAAGGCTGGCTAA
- a CDS encoding ABC transporter ATP-binding protein, with the protein MIDIKNLVKQFGPFTAVDNISFTVAKGEVLGFLGPNGAGKSTTMKMLCGFLNPTSGSISVCGHDVEAAPLAARRAIGYLPEGAPTYADMTARGFLDFIADVRELSGKDRQWRLDKVVDQVNIKDVLDQPIDTLSKGYKRRVGLAQAILHDPPVLVLDEPTDGLDPNQKHEVRGLIQAMSRDKAIIISTHILEEVEAVCSRAIIIARGRILAEGKPEGSAGWRIGEVLAGPGKLDAAFREITQARAA; encoded by the coding sequence ATGATCGACATAAAGAATCTGGTCAAGCAGTTCGGACCATTCACCGCCGTCGATAATATCAGTTTCACCGTCGCCAAGGGCGAGGTGCTGGGCTTTCTCGGCCCGAACGGCGCCGGCAAATCCACCACCATGAAAATGCTTTGCGGTTTTCTGAACCCCACGTCAGGCAGCATTTCGGTCTGTGGCCATGACGTCGAGGCTGCGCCTCTGGCTGCCCGTCGCGCCATCGGCTACCTGCCGGAAGGCGCACCCACCTATGCCGACATGACCGCGCGCGGTTTCCTCGACTTCATCGCCGATGTGCGCGAGCTGTCCGGCAAGGACCGACAGTGGCGGCTCGACAAGGTTGTCGACCAGGTCAACATCAAGGACGTGCTGGACCAGCCGATCGACACGTTGTCCAAGGGCTACAAGCGCCGTGTCGGCCTGGCCCAGGCGATCCTGCACGATCCGCCGGTGCTGGTGCTGGACGAGCCGACCGACGGCCTCGATCCTAATCAGAAGCATGAAGTGCGCGGTCTGATCCAGGCCATGTCGCGTGATAAGGCCATCATCATCTCGACGCATATCCTTGAGGAAGTGGAAGCGGTGTGCAGCCGCGCCATCATCATCGCCCGTGGCCGAATTCTGGCCGAGGGCAAGCCCGAAGGCAGCGCTGGCTGGCGCATCGGTGAAGTGCTCGCCGGTCCCGGCAAGCTCGATGCCGCCTTCCGCGAAATCACCCAGGCCCGCGCCGCCTGA
- a CDS encoding DUF1289 domain-containing protein yields MIDAPYPAAMSGDESPPSPCNKVCTIDRRTGWCLGCWRTGEEIGAWSTMSAQAKHALLAQLPSRQAAAQPAMRGRR; encoded by the coding sequence ATGATTGACGCCCCATACCCCGCAGCCATGTCCGGCGACGAGTCGCCGCCGTCGCCCTGTAACAAGGTCTGCACGATCGACCGTCGCACCGGCTGGTGTCTCGGCTGCTGGCGCACGGGCGAGGAAATCGGCGCCTGGTCCACCATGAGTGCGCAGGCCAAGCATGCCCTGCTGGCACAGCTGCCGAGCCGGCAGGCCGCCGCGCAACCTGCCATGCGAGGGCGCCGCTGA